The segment GAGCGTCACGCCGACCGTGTTCGTCCGGTAGACGCGAAGGACGTCGAAGGACCCGAGAAGGATCGTTGTGAGCGAACACAAGCACGTCAACCCATGGATCGTGGCGATCGCGGTCATGTTCGCGACGTTCATGGAGGTGCTCGACACCACCGTCGTCAACGTGTCGCTGCCGCACATCGCCGGCAACCTGTCCGCGACGATCGACGAATCGACATGGGTGCTGACGTCGTATCTCGTCGCCAACGCCATCATCCTGCCGATGACCGGCTGGCTGGCCCGCAACTTCGGGCGCAAGCGCCTGCTGATGATGTCGGTGTCCGGCTTCACGCTGGCGTCGCTGCTCTGCGGCCTCGCCCCGAACCTGCCGCTGCTTGTCGCCTTCCGGCTGATCCAGGGGGCCACCGGCGGCGCCATGCAACCGCTGTCGCAGGCGATCCTGCTCGAGGCCTTTCCGCCCGACCAGCGCGGCAAGGCGATGGGCTTCTGGGGCCTCGGCATCGTCGTCGCGCCGATTCTGGGGCCGGTGCTCGGCGGCTGGCTGACCGACACCTACAGCTGGCGGTGGGTGTTCTACATCAACCTGCCGGTCGGTATCGCGTCGCTCGTCATGACGCAGCTCTACATCTTCGATCCCTCGTACCTCCGGCAGGAGGCGTCGAAGATCGACTATTGGGGCATCGGCCTGCTGGCGCTGTGGATCGGGTCCCTACAGGTTGCGCTCGATCTCGGACAAGAACACGACTGGATGACGTCGCCGTTCATCTCGGGGCTGGTCTACGTCGCGATCGGCGGCGTCATCGCGTTCGTGATCCGCGAGTGGATGGCGAAGGAGCCGATCGTCGATCTCCACGTGTTCAAGAACCGCACCTACAGCGCCGGGGTCACGCTGATGACGACGCTCGGCTTCGTGCTCTACGGGAGTACGGTGCTGCTGCCGATCATGCTGCAGACGCTGCTCGGCTATCCGTCGATGCAGGCCGGCATCGCGAT is part of the Vicinamibacterales bacterium genome and harbors:
- a CDS encoding DHA2 family efflux MFS transporter permease subunit; the protein is MSEHKHVNPWIVAIAVMFATFMEVLDTTVVNVSLPHIAGNLSATIDESTWVLTSYLVANAIILPMTGWLARNFGRKRLLMMSVSGFTLASLLCGLAPNLPLLVAFRLIQGATGGAMQPLSQAILLEAFPPDQRGKAMGFWGLGIVVAPILGPVLGGWLTDTYSWRWVFYINLPVGIASLVMTQLYIFDPSYLRQEASKIDYWGIGLLALWIGSLQVALDLGQEHDWMTSPFISGLVYVAIGGVIAFVIREWMAKEPIVDLHVFKNRTYSAGVTLMTTLGFVLYGSTVLLPIMLQTLLGYPSMQAGIAMAPRGMGSLIGMPMVGLLIGKIDARKMVGVGLLLGAVTLFWLGELNMSAGYWDIFWPQFFQGLGLSAVFVPLTTISMDLIPRERMGNATSLFNLMRNLGGSIGIAVTGTMLLRQQQAYINVFGANVDAYSPQTQRAFEAARAGFIAAGADITTATQRAYAALFGMVQQQAYMVSFVLLFRILGVMFLALLPLILLMQRPRGGGGSIGAH